A genomic segment from Geitlerinema sp. PCC 7407 encodes:
- a CDS encoding PAS domain S-box protein, with amino-acid sequence MQYNRRGPQDAHFRSDGGVNLEEDTGLEAMLTHLPGVVYQLQHHGDGSWLFSYLSAACWGLLGLEAEAVRDRPHLLFDRIVAEDLGEFWRSLQAAEQAQGAWHWQGRFCLPTGEIKWLETTANPQTLPGGTVVWAGLWLDITVRKEAELSTVAAIAAHSPEQRDEWLTILLDNAPLILYTLDTQGRFTFSAGSGLRLLGLQPQQVVGALVYDLYQDCQEALVAVDRALAGEASIATIQVGDVYFENSCIPCRDKGGAIVGVIGVALDISHRKQLEEAQRTQEYQIQRQNQALLDLSKNKVLSSGILEKAFQEMTVVAATTLGIERASIWLFDADRTQLQCQDLYQLSLGCHSQGIELRIEDYPGYFAALEHQATIVASEARTDPSTREFTENYFQPLGIMSLLDSPIQLGGKIVGVVCFEQVGEPRYWSQAEQTFSRSLADIAALALEIHERQRAERDRDRFFAVSQDLLCVATLDGYFRRVNPAWETVLGYTEAELRSRPLLDFVHPSDRAATLAEARRLRDQDTAYLENRYRAKDGTYRWLAWNSTVSREDDLVYAVARDITHLKQAQKEHRKLIALIENSSDFICLTALDGRVLYLNPAGQRLAGVESLAAAKAYWLFEFLVPHQRDAFAQEVLPRVLRDGAAQGEVRLQPVAGNAEVVVEHNTFVIASPTSNEPLCLATIFRDISDRKRFEANLLEREQFLRTIYDGIEQIISVLDVRPDRDFRVLGWNHVATRIIGLTSAQVQGRTLEEALGEENGRQWRQRYAQAVATGETLTYEDLYCLNGQESWWLSHITPLRNEAGEVYRLVMTASDVSDRKRVEKEQARLTAILEATSDLVGIGDATGQSIYLNKAGRRMMGLAEDADISGIPCCDFVVPAQRERFQREAMPFALEHGLWSGENVMGYRGAEVPVSQVIIIHRDPEGNVEFLSTVARDISDRKRTEAQLRQQADEIAQTLRELQRTQTQLVQSEKMSSLGQLVAGVAHEINNPVNFISGNLTHASEYTRDLLALMTLYNQHYPDPVPEIRDRSEAVDLDFLLEDLPRLISSMRVGADRIRSIVTSLRTFSRMDEAEMKAVNIHEGIDSTLMILQNRLKAKSYMPAIAVVKEYGSLPLVECYAGQLNQVFMNILTNAIDALEERDEGRSPADRQTCLSQITIKTVLLEGDRVAIHLIDNGPGIPESIQQRLFDPFFTTKPVGKGTGLGMSISYQIVTEKHHGSLHCVSSPGQGAEFIITIPIRQPITPHQA; translated from the coding sequence ATGCAATACAATCGACGCGGGCCGCAGGATGCCCACTTTCGCAGTGACGGGGGCGTGAACTTGGAGGAAGATACCGGGCTAGAGGCGATGCTGACCCACTTGCCGGGGGTGGTGTATCAGCTTCAGCATCATGGGGATGGGTCATGGCTGTTTTCCTACCTGAGTGCGGCCTGTTGGGGGCTCCTGGGCCTAGAGGCGGAGGCGGTGCGCGATCGCCCGCATTTGCTGTTTGACCGGATCGTGGCTGAGGACCTAGGGGAGTTTTGGCGATCGCTCCAGGCTGCGGAGCAGGCTCAGGGGGCTTGGCACTGGCAGGGACGCTTTTGCCTGCCGACGGGGGAGATCAAATGGCTCGAAACCACGGCCAATCCCCAAACTTTGCCTGGGGGAACCGTGGTGTGGGCGGGGCTGTGGCTGGACATTACGGTGCGCAAAGAGGCAGAACTCTCGACGGTAGCGGCGATCGCGGCCCATTCCCCCGAGCAGCGCGACGAGTGGCTGACCATCCTCCTCGACAATGCCCCGCTGATCCTCTACACCCTCGACACCCAGGGCCGCTTCACCTTCTCGGCGGGCAGCGGTTTGCGACTGCTGGGCCTCCAGCCCCAGCAGGTGGTCGGCGCATTGGTGTATGACCTCTATCAAGACTGCCAGGAGGCCCTGGTAGCCGTCGATCGGGCCTTGGCGGGGGAGGCCTCCATCGCCACGATTCAGGTCGGGGATGTTTATTTCGAGAACTCCTGCATTCCCTGCCGTGACAAGGGAGGCGCGATCGTCGGCGTGATCGGCGTTGCCCTGGATATCTCCCACCGCAAGCAGCTCGAAGAAGCCCAGCGCACCCAGGAGTACCAAATCCAGCGCCAAAACCAGGCCCTCCTGGACCTCTCAAAAAACAAGGTGCTCAGCAGCGGCATTTTGGAGAAGGCGTTTCAGGAGATGACGGTGGTAGCCGCTACCACCCTGGGCATTGAGCGGGCGAGCATTTGGCTGTTTGATGCCGATCGCACCCAGCTGCAATGCCAGGATCTCTATCAGCTTTCCCTGGGTTGCCATTCCCAGGGCATCGAGTTGCGGATAGAAGACTATCCGGGATACTTTGCGGCCCTTGAGCATCAGGCGACCATTGTGGCGAGCGAAGCGCGCACCGATCCGAGTACGCGCGAGTTTACCGAAAACTATTTCCAGCCCCTGGGCATCATGTCGCTGCTAGATTCGCCGATTCAGCTGGGCGGCAAGATCGTGGGAGTGGTGTGCTTTGAGCAGGTGGGTGAGCCCCGCTACTGGTCCCAGGCGGAGCAGACCTTTTCGCGATCGCTGGCTGACATTGCTGCGCTGGCCCTGGAGATCCACGAGCGGCAGCGGGCCGAGCGCGATCGCGATCGCTTCTTTGCGGTGTCCCAGGATTTGCTGTGCGTGGCCACCCTCGACGGCTACTTTCGCCGGGTCAATCCGGCCTGGGAGACCGTGCTGGGCTACACCGAAGCCGAGCTGCGATCGCGCCCCCTGCTGGATTTCGTGCACCCGAGCGATCGCGCGGCCACCCTCGCCGAGGCCCGCCGCCTGCGCGACCAAGACACCGCCTACCTGGAAAACCGCTACCGGGCCAAGGACGGCACCTACCGCTGGCTGGCCTGGAACTCAACGGTGTCCCGCGAAGATGACCTCGTCTACGCCGTGGCCCGCGACATCACCCACCTCAAGCAGGCCCAAAAAGAGCACCGCAAGCTGATCGCCCTGATCGAAAACAGCAGTGATTTTATTTGCCTGACCGCCCTCGATGGCCGCGTGCTCTACCTCAACCCCGCTGGGCAGCGCCTCGCTGGCGTCGAGAGTCTGGCCGCCGCCAAGGCCTACTGGCTGTTTGAGTTTCTGGTGCCCCACCAGCGCGACGCCTTTGCGCAGGAGGTGCTGCCCCGGGTGCTGCGCGACGGGGCCGCCCAAGGAGAAGTGCGGCTGCAGCCCGTGGCCGGAAACGCCGAGGTCGTGGTGGAGCACAACACCTTCGTGATCGCCAGTCCCACCAGCAACGAGCCGCTGTGTCTGGCGACGATCTTCCGGGACATCAGCGATCGCAAACGGTTTGAGGCGAATTTGCTGGAGCGCGAGCAGTTTCTGCGCACCATCTACGACGGCATTGAGCAAATCATCAGCGTGCTGGATGTGCGGCCCGATCGCGACTTCCGCGTCCTGGGCTGGAATCACGTCGCGACGCGCATCATCGGCTTGACCAGCGCCCAGGTCCAAGGCCGCACCCTCGAAGAAGCGCTGGGCGAAGAAAATGGCCGCCAGTGGCGTCAGCGCTACGCCCAGGCCGTGGCCACGGGGGAGACCCTCACCTACGAGGATCTCTACTGCCTCAATGGCCAAGAGTCGTGGTGGCTCTCCCACATCACGCCCCTGCGCAATGAGGCAGGCGAAGTCTACCGTTTGGTGATGACGGCCTCGGACGTGAGCGATCGCAAGCGGGTCGAAAAAGAGCAGGCCCGTCTGACCGCCATCCTGGAGGCGACCAGCGACTTGGTGGGAATTGGGGATGCGACGGGCCAGAGTATCTATCTCAATAAGGCCGGTCGCCGCATGATGGGGCTGGCAGAGGATGCCGATATTAGCGGGATTCCCTGCTGCGACTTTGTGGTGCCGGCCCAGCGAGAGCGCTTTCAGCGAGAGGCGATGCCCTTTGCCCTCGAGCACGGCCTGTGGTCTGGGGAGAACGTCATGGGGTATCGCGGCGCGGAGGTGCCCGTGTCCCAGGTGATCATCATCCACCGAGACCCCGAAGGGAATGTCGAGTTTTTGTCCACGGTGGCGCGGGACATCAGCGATCGCAAGCGCACCGAGGCCCAGCTCCGTCAGCAGGCCGACGAGATTGCCCAGACCCTGCGGGAGCTCCAGCGCACCCAGACGCAGCTCGTCCAGAGCGAAAAGATGTCGAGCCTCGGCCAGCTGGTGGCGGGAGTCGCCCACGAGATCAACAACCCGGTGAACTTCATTTCGGGCAACCTCACCCACGCCAGCGAGTACACCCGCGATCTGCTGGCGCTGATGACCCTGTACAACCAGCACTACCCCGACCCTGTGCCCGAGATTCGCGATCGCTCGGAGGCCGTGGACCTCGACTTTTTGCTCGAAGACTTGCCCCGGCTGATCAGCTCGATGCGCGTAGGGGCCGATCGCATTCGGTCCATCGTGACGTCCCTGCGCACCTTCTCCCGCATGGACGAGGCTGAGATGAAAGCGGTGAACATCCACGAGGGCATCGACAGCACCCTGATGATTTTGCAAAATCGCCTCAAGGCCAAGTCCTATATGCCCGCGATCGCCGTGGTGAAGGAGTACGGCAGCTTGCCCCTGGTGGAGTGCTACGCAGGCCAGCTCAACCAGGTGTTTATGAATATCTTGACCAATGCGATCGACGCCCTAGAGGAGCGGGACGA
- a CDS encoding DNA-3-methyladenine glycosylase: MLIDAHWLSRPSTEVAPDLIGCTLLRRLPDGTCLAGTIVETEAYGPGDPAMHAYQRPTPRNKVIFGPAGTAYIYLIYGCYHCLNVVTDQDGIASAVLIRALQLASVPAWVDPQREPKPHRIAAGPGKLCRTLQIDRSLNATPLQPGQSLWLEHRSPDWQHRFDQQTFSITQTTRIGLTKGVDLPWRWYLNHCPAVSRKG; the protein is encoded by the coding sequence ATGCTCATTGACGCCCACTGGCTCAGTCGCCCTTCCACCGAAGTTGCTCCAGACCTGATTGGCTGCACCCTCCTGCGGCGACTACCCGACGGGACCTGCCTCGCGGGCACCATCGTCGAGACCGAAGCCTACGGTCCTGGAGACCCCGCCATGCACGCCTATCAGCGCCCCACCCCCCGCAACAAAGTGATATTTGGGCCTGCCGGGACGGCCTATATCTATTTGATCTACGGGTGCTATCACTGTCTCAATGTCGTGACTGACCAAGATGGCATCGCCAGCGCTGTGCTGATTCGGGCTCTGCAACTCGCCAGCGTCCCGGCCTGGGTCGACCCCCAGCGCGAACCCAAGCCCCATCGCATCGCCGCTGGCCCCGGCAAGCTCTGTCGCACTCTCCAGATCGATCGCTCTCTCAACGCAACCCCCCTCCAACCCGGTCAGAGCCTCTGGCTAGAGCACCGCTCTCCTGACTGGCAACACCGCTTCGATCAACAAACTTTTTCCATCACCCAAACCACCCGCATCGGCCTCACCAAAGGCGTCGATCTCCCCTGGCGCTGGTATCTCAACCACTGCCCCGCCGTCTCCCGCAAAGGCTAA
- a CDS encoding DUF6997 domain-containing protein, which yields MSGVFDQAISILKSQGVCYSEPQSFQGYLKEYEIKSQKTAACISIQKLEDLKPELRKNEYMVFRLGCRFNDSNTYFGLAKLHNSSDWSEYFLIDKLIFDGVEPEIFLPNVSIRQLFAFNLLANLTENSLINLATSSGLLAAALQVEEQGGLAAPASGQGTFTFDFKPSPLAPSAWNHINGQVEIDALFVGRKNKRETLFVIEAKTSDSFESLSKHKLVYPILALRSKVPAYIPMIPVYVRAVKPKDKKEIHFFIAICHLNPCNQESILSVSELSVCYVKHLILMGFS from the coding sequence ATGAGTGGTGTTTTTGATCAGGCAATCTCTATCTTGAAAAGTCAAGGAGTTTGCTACTCAGAGCCTCAATCTTTTCAAGGCTATCTTAAAGAGTATGAGATTAAGTCTCAAAAGACGGCTGCCTGTATTTCAATTCAAAAATTAGAAGATTTGAAGCCAGAGCTTCGTAAAAATGAATATATGGTTTTTCGGTTGGGTTGTAGATTTAACGACTCAAATACATATTTTGGATTGGCAAAACTTCATAATTCTAGTGATTGGTCAGAATATTTTTTGATAGACAAGCTGATTTTTGATGGCGTTGAGCCAGAAATATTCTTGCCCAATGTTTCTATAAGACAGTTGTTTGCTTTTAATCTGCTTGCAAATCTTACGGAAAATTCGCTCATCAATTTAGCAACATCCTCAGGATTACTTGCTGCAGCCTTACAGGTTGAAGAGCAAGGTGGCCTAGCTGCGCCTGCGTCTGGTCAAGGAACCTTTACGTTTGACTTTAAACCAAGTCCTTTGGCACCCTCAGCGTGGAATCATATCAATGGCCAAGTTGAAATAGATGCTTTATTTGTTGGAAGGAAAAACAAGCGAGAAACCCTATTTGTAATTGAAGCGAAAACATCTGATAGTTTTGAGTCATTGTCAAAACATAAGCTGGTTTATCCAATACTTGCTTTGCGATCTAAGGTGCCAGCCTATATTCCAATGATTCCCGTCTATGTCAGAGCTGTAAAACCAAAAGACAAGAAGGAAATTCACTTTTTTATTGCGATCTGTCATTTGAATCCTTGTAATCAAGAATCAATACTTTCGGTAAGTGAATTAAGTGTGTGCTACGTCAAGCATTTGATCTTAATGGGCTTCTCATGA
- a CDS encoding isoprenylcysteine carboxylmethyltransferase family protein, translating into MEDRSPATPASALTELMAINIGKWLTGVLLLGGLWFYGAQDDLRGVLYLCLHGGYCVWWLLEQWLYPARSRYMFATPTTLPRAALIVAFLGIIYAVPGYFAYTNPAPISLLTAAIALILYIFGSLINATADVQKLTAKEMGAQLVQDGPWRLSRNINYLGDLLRYLSFSVVAGSPWAYFLPVLVAAIYAQRINQKEASMAEKYSNFEQYRAQTKRLIPFIW; encoded by the coding sequence ATGGAAGACCGTTCTCCCGCAACCCCAGCCAGTGCTCTCACAGAGCTGATGGCGATCAATATTGGTAAATGGCTCACCGGCGTGCTGCTCCTGGGGGGCCTGTGGTTCTATGGCGCCCAGGACGATCTGCGCGGCGTGCTGTACTTGTGCCTCCACGGCGGCTACTGCGTCTGGTGGCTGCTGGAGCAGTGGCTCTATCCCGCCCGGAGCCGCTACATGTTTGCCACGCCGACGACGCTCCCCAGGGCGGCGCTCATCGTGGCGTTCTTGGGCATTATCTACGCCGTGCCGGGTTACTTCGCCTACACCAATCCAGCGCCGATTTCTCTGCTCACCGCGGCGATCGCCCTCATCCTGTACATCTTTGGCAGCTTGATCAACGCGACCGCAGACGTCCAAAAACTCACGGCCAAGGAAATGGGGGCGCAGCTTGTGCAGGATGGCCCATGGCGGCTGTCGCGCAACATCAACTATCTCGGCGATCTGCTGCGCTATCTCAGCTTCTCAGTGGTGGCGGGCTCACCCTGGGCCTATTTTCTGCCGGTGCTCGTGGCCGCGATCTATGCGCAGCGCATCAACCAAAAAGAAGCCAGCATGGCCGAGAAATACAGCAACTTCGAGCAATACCGCGCCCAAACCAAGCGCTTGATTCCCTTTATCTGGTAA
- a CDS encoding SDR family oxidoreductase: protein MITGASSGIGEACAYAFAQAGARLILAARRGDRLEALAQDLRAEFDTQIHLITLDVRDRAAVEAAIAAIPEEWSAIDILVNNAGLSRGLEKFHQADIQDWEEMIDTNVKGLLYVTRAVVPGMVARDRGHVINIGSIAGRAAYPSGHVYCGSKAAVRSISEGLKQDLLGTAVRVSLIEPGLVETEFSEVRFHGDRDRAKAVYQGLTPLIGEDIADLVLFCATRPPHVNISELLVVPTDQANATLVHRRPAP from the coding sequence ATGATTACGGGGGCGAGCAGCGGCATCGGGGAGGCCTGCGCCTATGCCTTTGCCCAGGCGGGGGCGCGGCTGATTTTGGCGGCGCGGCGGGGCGATCGCCTCGAAGCCCTAGCCCAGGATTTGCGAGCAGAGTTTGACACGCAGATTCATCTAATAACCCTGGATGTGCGCGATCGCGCGGCGGTCGAGGCGGCGATCGCCGCCATCCCTGAGGAATGGTCCGCCATCGACATCTTGGTCAACAATGCCGGTCTCAGTCGCGGCCTCGAAAAGTTTCATCAAGCCGACATCCAAGACTGGGAAGAGATGATCGACACCAATGTCAAAGGTCTGCTCTACGTGACGCGGGCGGTGGTGCCGGGTATGGTGGCGCGCGATCGCGGCCATGTGATTAACATTGGTTCCATTGCCGGTCGGGCGGCCTACCCCAGTGGCCACGTCTACTGCGGCTCCAAGGCGGCGGTGCGATCGATCTCCGAAGGCCTCAAGCAAGATCTCCTGGGAACGGCGGTGCGGGTCAGCCTGATCGAGCCGGGTCTGGTAGAGACGGAGTTTAGCGAAGTGCGTTTTCACGGCGATCGCGATCGCGCCAAGGCCGTGTACCAAGGCCTGACCCCCCTCATCGGCGAGGACATCGCCGATTTGGTGCTCTTCTGCGCCACCCGGCCCCCCCACGTCAACATCAGCGAGCTGCTGGTGGTCCCCACCGACCAGGCCAACGCCACCCTGGTTCATCGTCGTCCAGCCCCCTAA